A single genomic interval of Flammeovirga agarivorans harbors:
- a CDS encoding ATP-binding protein yields the protein MQTITVEQIKSIPTFTNVPDDQLQWMIDNGTLKKFTNKEKLFEPGSKAEFMFIVLEGEFRVYQLNEKETKFLDTVGKNTVSGVLPFSRIQQYSSLCYSCGDSYCFLLPKEKIGDMIRKHYELTECLVHSMTTRVREFTKQASQNEKLMALGKMSAGLAHELNNPASAMARSGKELKRHLSSVPQKFKAIMKMSVDDESIDFVNELIHSKLKADLLPLSTLEKSNLEDDLLDFLEEKNVNDADEIVEALVEYQFDEDELEEMFDVTGEKNFAPTIIWVASQLVTEKMVNDIKDSSDRISSLITSIKSFSYMDRGQDMTTTDIHEGIQSTLKLLEHKIQKQGHQLDLKLDVNLPHIKGMPGQLNQVWMNILANGIDALEEKKGVITIVTSFDIENVKIELIDNGSGIPEEIQNRIFEPFFTTKGVGKGTGLGLDITKKIIDRHQGKIKVSSTPGHTNFTIILPIDNKI from the coding sequence ATGCAGACTATCACTGTCGAACAAATTAAATCAATTCCTACTTTTACTAATGTTCCTGACGATCAATTACAATGGATGATTGATAATGGTACTTTAAAAAAGTTTACCAATAAAGAAAAGCTGTTTGAACCTGGATCCAAAGCAGAGTTTATGTTTATAGTTCTCGAAGGAGAATTTAGAGTATATCAGCTGAATGAGAAAGAAACTAAGTTCTTGGATACGGTAGGAAAAAACACTGTATCGGGTGTATTACCTTTTTCGAGGATTCAGCAATATTCTTCCTTATGTTATTCCTGTGGTGATAGTTATTGTTTTCTATTGCCAAAGGAGAAAATCGGAGATATGATTCGCAAGCATTACGAGTTAACCGAATGCTTGGTACATTCAATGACCACTAGAGTAAGGGAATTTACTAAACAAGCATCACAGAATGAAAAGCTAATGGCGTTAGGTAAAATGAGTGCAGGCTTAGCCCATGAGTTGAATAACCCAGCTAGTGCAATGGCTAGAAGTGGTAAGGAGCTGAAAAGGCATTTATCATCTGTACCTCAAAAATTTAAAGCCATCATGAAAATGAGTGTGGATGATGAATCAATCGATTTTGTGAACGAGTTGATTCATTCGAAACTAAAGGCTGATCTACTTCCATTATCCACTTTGGAGAAAAGTAACCTTGAAGACGATCTATTAGACTTTTTAGAGGAAAAGAATGTGAACGATGCAGATGAGATTGTCGAAGCATTAGTGGAATATCAATTTGATGAAGATGAATTAGAAGAAATGTTTGATGTGACCGGAGAAAAGAATTTCGCTCCAACAATCATTTGGGTAGCAAGTCAGTTGGTCACAGAAAAAATGGTGAACGATATAAAAGACTCCTCTGACCGTATTTCATCACTGATAACATCTATCAAATCTTTCTCTTATATGGATAGAGGGCAGGATATGACCACTACAGATATTCATGAAGGGATTCAATCCACCCTAAAATTATTAGAACATAAAATCCAGAAACAAGGACATCAGTTAGACCTTAAGTTGGACGTTAACTTACCTCATATTAAAGGTATGCCAGGACAATTAAATCAGGTTTGGATGAACATTCTTGCCAATGGTATTGATGCATTAGAAGAGAAAAAAGGAGTGATTACAATTGTTACTTCTTTTGATATTGAAAATGTAAAAATAGAACTGATTGACAATGGATCAGGTATTCCTGAAGAAATTCAAAACCGAATATTTGAACCCTTTTTCACTACAAAAGGCGTTGGAAAAGGCACTGGTTTAGGGTTGGATATTACCAAAAAAATAATTGACAGACATCAAGGAAAGATCAAAGTATCAAGTACTCCTGGACATACAAATTTTACAATAATACTACCAATCGATAATAAAATATAG
- a CDS encoding DUF4846 domain-containing protein, producing MLKHIIIYQILSIICLFSTQKGIAQDTVKDRVKPPIGYTRVTVEENSFGAFLRNMSLLPSGSPVLDYRGEEIYDQDNHIGIINYDVGHKDLQQCADAVIRLRTEYLWSQEKYDKISFHFTSGDVYSWEDHKKGIRPIVSGNKVSFASKKGYDDSYRNLKNYLDYIYMYAGTISINKEMKKVGLQEDIHIGDVIVVPGSPGHAVIIIDEAENTSGDKVFLLAQGFTPAQSIHILKNNGDVNLNNWYSIKNGETTTTARFVFYDTNVRRFKD from the coding sequence ATGCTAAAACATATAATTATATACCAAATATTAAGCATCATATGCTTGTTTTCAACACAAAAAGGCATTGCTCAAGATACTGTTAAAGATAGAGTGAAACCTCCTATTGGGTATACAAGGGTAACTGTTGAGGAAAACAGTTTTGGAGCATTTCTAAGGAATATGTCTCTACTACCAAGTGGAAGTCCAGTATTAGATTACAGAGGTGAAGAAATCTATGATCAAGACAATCATATTGGCATTATCAACTATGATGTAGGGCATAAAGACCTACAACAATGTGCTGATGCAGTAATTCGATTACGTACAGAGTACCTTTGGTCACAAGAGAAATATGATAAGATATCATTTCATTTTACAAGTGGAGATGTTTATAGTTGGGAGGATCATAAAAAAGGGATTAGGCCTATTGTGAGTGGTAATAAAGTAAGTTTTGCTTCTAAAAAAGGGTACGATGATTCTTACAGAAATCTAAAAAACTATCTTGATTATATCTATATGTATGCTGGTACTATATCTATAAATAAAGAGATGAAAAAGGTAGGACTACAGGAAGATATACATATTGGGGATGTCATTGTAGTACCAGGTAGCCCTGGACATGCAGTAATAATTATTGATGAAGCTGAAAATACCTCAGGAGATAAGGTTTTTCTACTTGCACAAGGGTTTACACCAGCTCAGTCTATTCATATTTTAAAAAATAATGGTGATGTAAATTTGAACAATTGGTACTCTATTAAGAATGGAGAAACAACAACTACTGCAAGGTTTGTCTTCTATGATACCAATGTTCGTAGATTTAAAGATTGA
- a CDS encoding FMN-binding glutamate synthase family protein gives MIRRTYILISILLFPILILTYFYLPDQSILLTLLIILIFVGWYDVLQKKNAILRDYPIVGHARYMLKAIAPELQQYFIETNTSGHPFTKNEINLINSRSDNKEEFHPFGSELDFYKNEVSWVGHSMIPGKERKTQPRVLIGNSNCDKPYNSSILNISAMSFGALSAHAIIALNKGAKLGGFYHNTGEGSLTPFHQQGGDIVLQIGTGNFGFRNDDGSFNDQKFTEKTALPEVKMVEVKLSQGAKPGHGGVLPAAKNTNEIAKIRGVQPHTDVFSPPLNPEISSIEDIPKFIGRVRKLSHGKPVGFKLCIGVKSEFEQLIDYCVSQGNIPDFITVDASEGGTGAAPLEYSDHIGMKGEDALVFVDQVLKEKGVRREIKIIYAGKVMNGFTLLKALCLGADLCNSARGFMFSLGCIQSLRCHTDTCPTGIATQDKALQEGLDPTVKSNRVYNYHKNTIDAFLEIMKTVGCNDISELNKELIHN, from the coding sequence ATGATCAGAAGAACTTATATACTTATCAGTATTCTATTGTTCCCTATTTTAATTTTAACATATTTCTATTTACCTGATCAATCCATCTTATTAACCCTTCTTATTATTTTGATTTTTGTGGGTTGGTATGATGTACTTCAAAAGAAAAATGCCATCCTCAGAGATTATCCTATAGTGGGACATGCAAGATATATGCTCAAAGCTATCGCACCAGAACTACAACAATATTTTATTGAAACCAACACTAGTGGACATCCATTCACAAAAAATGAAATCAATTTAATTAACTCAAGGTCAGACAATAAAGAAGAGTTTCATCCATTTGGTAGTGAATTAGACTTTTATAAGAATGAAGTCTCTTGGGTTGGTCATTCTATGATTCCTGGGAAAGAGAGAAAAACACAACCTAGAGTTTTGATAGGTAATTCAAATTGTGATAAACCATATAATTCTTCCATTTTAAATATATCAGCCATGAGCTTTGGTGCTTTAAGTGCCCACGCTATTATTGCATTAAATAAAGGTGCTAAACTAGGAGGCTTTTATCATAATACAGGGGAAGGTAGCCTCACACCTTTCCACCAACAAGGAGGTGATATCGTTTTACAAATAGGTACAGGTAACTTTGGTTTTAGAAATGATGACGGTTCATTCAATGACCAAAAGTTTACTGAAAAGACAGCACTTCCTGAAGTCAAAATGGTAGAAGTAAAATTATCACAAGGTGCAAAACCAGGACATGGAGGTGTTTTACCTGCAGCAAAAAATACAAATGAAATCGCAAAAATAAGAGGAGTTCAACCTCATACCGATGTATTCTCTCCCCCATTAAATCCGGAAATTTCAAGTATTGAAGATATACCAAAATTTATTGGAAGAGTAAGAAAGCTTTCTCATGGAAAACCCGTCGGATTTAAACTCTGTATAGGTGTTAAATCAGAATTCGAGCAACTGATTGATTATTGTGTATCTCAAGGAAATATACCAGACTTTATTACAGTCGACGCATCTGAAGGAGGTACTGGAGCTGCACCCTTAGAATATTCGGATCATATCGGAATGAAGGGGGAAGATGCTCTTGTGTTTGTAGACCAAGTATTAAAGGAAAAGGGAGTGAGAAGAGAAATCAAAATTATATATGCAGGTAAAGTAATGAACGGGTTTACTTTATTAAAAGCCCTTTGTTTAGGTGCAGATCTTTGTAATAGTGCCAGAGGGTTTATGTTTTCTTTAGGTTGTATTCAATCTTTACGTTGCCACACAGATACTTGCCCTACAGGAATTGCAACACAGGATAAAGCATTACAAGAGGGATTAGACCCTACTGTTAAGAGTAATAGAGTGTATAATTATCATAAAAATACAATTGATGCCTTTTTGGAGATTATGAAGACCGTTGGTTGCAATGATATATCAGAACTAAACAAAGAATTGATTCATAACTAA
- a CDS encoding CatA-like O-acetyltransferase — translation MEKQEILEKFGGKKIDFSKISSYEQWSLNFFHNKEIVREPNLQMTLQVDVTKGMDYYKNTLKKMQGASFTGFLMWALVQNMKKHPYFNYRMIEGEWYSFDNLPVFSPIAVGGDTRFTEILVENPAFSTLEEFFVNYRKCVDRAFNKVGDGNFEPLPPIVWATAHFIGNLPNLQFTGFQLHASALDSARPFFYFGKRYQQGEKWFIPLSVTFDHSNLDPFVLSAFMEDLDKIINPA, via the coding sequence ATGGAAAAGCAAGAGATTTTAGAGAAATTCGGTGGTAAAAAAATTGACTTCAGTAAGATCAGTTCTTACGAACAGTGGTCATTAAATTTCTTCCACAATAAAGAGATTGTTAGAGAACCTAACTTACAGATGACACTTCAGGTGGATGTAACTAAGGGAATGGATTACTACAAGAATACCTTAAAAAAGATGCAAGGAGCATCATTTACAGGTTTTCTGATGTGGGCACTTGTTCAAAATATGAAAAAACATCCATACTTTAATTACAGAATGATTGAAGGTGAATGGTATTCTTTTGACAATCTTCCTGTTTTTTCTCCAATTGCTGTTGGTGGAGATACTCGTTTTACTGAAATCTTAGTAGAAAACCCTGCTTTCTCTACCTTAGAAGAGTTTTTTGTGAATTATAGAAAATGTGTAGATCGTGCTTTTAACAAAGTAGGTGATGGTAATTTTGAACCTTTACCTCCTATTGTTTGGGCGACTGCTCACTTTATTGGAAACCTTCCTAATTTACAGTTTACAGGATTTCAATTACATGCTTCCGCATTAGACTCTGCAAGGCCATTCTTCTACTTTGGTAAAAGGTATCAGCAAGGAGAAAAATGGTTCATTCCTTTATCTGTTACATTTGATCACTCTAACCTAGATCCTTTTGTACTTTCAGCGTTCATGGAAGACCTAGACAAGATTATTAATCCAGCATAA
- a CDS encoding thioredoxin family protein, producing MRTLIQVILLLFSFNLSAQGVRTIHGNVIDNKNRQPVANVQVSSNHAFQSVQSNEKGEFTLEINKSDGRDTLKLVHANYQIAYHPLKKSRDYCIVYMEPGMPTLEFDDDVKELSTVTVKDKKIKLEKPFLSISLDSALQLAYQENKQVLLYVSTSWCGQCKLLDKKLYQQDTVIYRLKNDVIAVEIDADTFEGEKVKKEFTIAGYPTFLMLNPQREVTNRNVGIIFKKHNYDNPNGLFEFIDQGYLNNGNNTVAISNEELKRIQQRKKDHEKMRVGLRFAMHFNSAETTTEENNNHTGYEIGAFVHFNKKRFMLRPGLSYLKINDVSSLLVFSDLGYAFYKKSTLGLPSEIKLLVTPFYQYNYSLSDKLINANNFGMRYGFDFQIGGESTLGFTLCYQHSFDEYYTASNVGFSGIYFGTNLTLFLH from the coding sequence ATGAGAACCTTAATACAGGTGATTTTACTGTTATTCTCATTCAATTTATCGGCTCAAGGTGTTCGTACTATTCATGGGAATGTAATCGACAATAAGAACAGACAGCCAGTTGCAAATGTTCAAGTATCATCTAATCATGCTTTTCAAAGCGTTCAGAGTAACGAAAAGGGGGAATTTACGCTTGAAATTAATAAAAGTGATGGACGAGATACTCTAAAACTTGTACACGCTAATTATCAGATTGCGTATCATCCTCTAAAAAAATCAAGGGATTATTGTATTGTATATATGGAACCCGGTATGCCGACACTAGAATTTGATGACGATGTAAAAGAATTAAGTACTGTCACTGTAAAAGACAAAAAAATTAAACTTGAAAAACCTTTTTTATCTATCTCATTGGATTCTGCTCTACAGTTAGCTTACCAAGAAAACAAACAGGTTTTATTATATGTATCTACCTCTTGGTGTGGTCAATGTAAGCTACTTGATAAAAAGCTATATCAACAAGATACTGTAATCTATCGGTTAAAAAATGATGTGATTGCAGTGGAAATCGATGCAGATACGTTTGAAGGAGAAAAGGTGAAAAAAGAGTTTACAATTGCTGGCTATCCTACTTTTTTAATGCTTAATCCTCAAAGAGAAGTGACGAATAGAAACGTTGGGATCATTTTTAAAAAGCATAATTATGATAATCCCAATGGACTTTTTGAGTTCATTGATCAAGGATATCTTAATAATGGAAACAATACAGTTGCTATTTCCAATGAAGAATTAAAGCGTATTCAACAACGGAAGAAAGACCATGAAAAAATGCGAGTGGGCTTAAGGTTTGCTATGCATTTTAATTCTGCTGAGACGACAACAGAAGAAAATAACAATCATACAGGCTATGAAATAGGAGCATTTGTTCACTTTAATAAAAAGAGATTTATGCTTCGTCCTGGTTTGAGTTATTTAAAAATTAATGATGTTTCTTCACTGCTAGTTTTTTCGGACTTAGGCTATGCTTTTTATAAGAAATCTACTTTAGGATTACCTTCAGAGATCAAGTTATTAGTTACTCCTTTTTACCAGTACAACTACTCATTATCAGACAAATTGATCAATGCGAATAATTTTGGAATGAGATATGGGTTTGATTTTCAGATCGGTGGAGAAAGTACTTTAGGATTTACCTTGTGCTATCAACATAGCTTTGATGAATATTATACAGCTTCGAATGTTGGCTTCAGTGGTATTTATTTCGGAACGAACTTAACTTTATTTCTACACTAA
- a CDS encoding response regulator, with protein MAKKPILLLVDDDPQVLQAVKGDMRNKYKKEFKILATTSAQEALDLVRELKNKGEDIALFLSDQRMPEMQGVDFLEKAKEVYPTAGRVLLTAYSDTDAAIKSINAAQIDYYLLKPWDPPEEKLYPVIDDILLEWQANHRPAFQGIRIMGYPFSKLSHDIKDFLATNLIPYKWLDVTKDEEAIQLVESNQLTSADLPVVIMEDGTIVKQPAPSELAGHLGFNDAAKEEVYDVVIIGAGPAGLAAAVYGGSEGLKTLLIERKAPGGQAGTSSRIENYLGFPKGLSGQDLARRAITQATRFGIEFLNPKSVKKIDFVDKYKVLTLESGEEIKSKSIVLTTGVDYRKLMTDGLPELTGAGVYYGAATTEANSCKDCPVFVVGGGNSAGQGAMYLSRFSSHVTILIRREDLSSTMSQYLIDQIAATPNITVQPFSQIVKANGSEQLDSLVIEDIKSKEKEEHKAKAVFIFIGAKPYTEWLPATVTKDEKGFVKTGRDLTGNTFKAQWKEERDPYLLETSIPGIFAAGDVRSGAMNRVASAVGEGAMSISLVHKYLSEF; from the coding sequence ATGGCAAAGAAACCGATATTATTACTCGTAGACGACGACCCTCAGGTATTACAAGCGGTGAAGGGTGATATGAGAAATAAATACAAGAAAGAGTTTAAAATTTTAGCTACAACTTCTGCTCAAGAAGCGTTGGACTTAGTGAGAGAGCTCAAAAATAAAGGAGAAGATATTGCCTTATTTTTGAGTGATCAGAGAATGCCAGAGATGCAAGGAGTGGACTTTCTTGAGAAAGCAAAAGAAGTGTACCCTACTGCAGGTAGAGTGTTATTAACAGCCTACAGTGATACAGATGCAGCTATTAAATCTATCAATGCAGCACAAATTGATTATTATTTATTGAAGCCTTGGGATCCTCCAGAAGAGAAATTATACCCAGTTATAGATGATATTCTGTTAGAGTGGCAAGCAAACCATAGGCCTGCATTCCAAGGGATACGCATTATGGGGTACCCTTTCTCTAAATTATCTCATGATATAAAAGACTTTCTTGCTACGAATCTGATCCCTTACAAATGGTTGGATGTAACTAAGGACGAGGAAGCAATTCAACTTGTTGAAAGTAATCAATTAACGTCTGCCGATCTTCCTGTAGTAATTATGGAAGATGGTACTATTGTTAAACAGCCTGCACCTTCAGAGTTAGCAGGACACTTAGGTTTTAATGATGCAGCGAAAGAGGAGGTCTACGATGTTGTGATTATTGGAGCTGGTCCCGCAGGTTTGGCTGCTGCAGTATATGGTGGTTCCGAAGGGTTGAAAACCCTGTTAATTGAAAGAAAAGCCCCGGGAGGTCAGGCAGGAACAAGCTCTAGAATTGAAAATTACTTAGGTTTTCCTAAAGGTTTAAGTGGTCAAGACTTAGCCAGAAGAGCGATCACACAAGCTACCCGATTTGGGATAGAGTTTTTGAACCCGAAATCAGTAAAAAAAATCGATTTCGTTGATAAGTATAAGGTATTAACCTTGGAGAGTGGTGAAGAAATCAAATCCAAAAGTATTGTACTCACTACAGGTGTAGATTATAGAAAGTTAATGACTGATGGATTACCTGAGCTTACAGGTGCTGGGGTCTATTATGGAGCAGCAACGACTGAGGCCAATTCATGTAAAGATTGTCCTGTATTTGTTGTTGGAGGGGGAAATTCTGCAGGTCAAGGTGCCATGTATTTATCTAGGTTTTCTAGCCATGTAACAATATTGATACGTAGAGAGGATCTCTCCTCCACGATGTCTCAATATCTAATTGATCAAATTGCTGCAACACCAAATATCACCGTTCAACCGTTTTCTCAAATTGTAAAAGCCAATGGATCTGAACAGTTAGATAGCTTAGTGATTGAAGATATAAAATCTAAAGAAAAAGAAGAACATAAGGCAAAGGCAGTATTTATTTTTATTGGAGCAAAACCATATACAGAGTGGCTTCCTGCAACTGTCACAAAAGATGAAAAAGGATTTGTAAAAACAGGTAGAGACCTGACAGGAAACACCTTTAAAGCCCAATGGAAAGAAGAAAGGGATCCTTACCTTTTAGAAACGTCTATTCCGGGAATTTTTGCGGCAGGAGATGTCCGTTCTGGTGCAATGAATAGAGTAGCCTCAGCTGTTGGAGAAGGGGCAATGAGTATTTCTTTAGTTCATAAATATTTAAGTGAGTTCTAA
- a CDS encoding bestrophin family protein encodes MIIYKANDNWFGDIKHLAKSWTMVRVMRTVLFFGVYTTIVWLLHLNFFPEKDQSVINSAFSFLGVVLSILLVFRTNSAYDRWWEGRKQWGALINNTRNLAVYAHTILPKEDKGIRFYLAVRISNFCHAMVEHLRQGTDLDQLIHLTESDHKKYGKRAHVPNAITHEIYETIVHQHREKLITDPDLINYGPLHKSLLDIIGACERIKKTPIPFSYAVFMKVFISTYGLLLPFALAPQMAFWSIPVVMLVMFAFVGIELMGEEIEDPFGLDCNNLPTGDMANTIQNNVFEIFELDEEVVKNAERKLYDKVF; translated from the coding sequence ATGATTATCTATAAGGCAAATGACAATTGGTTTGGCGACATTAAACACCTAGCTAAAAGCTGGACCATGGTGAGAGTAATGAGAACAGTGCTATTTTTTGGTGTATACACCACTATAGTATGGTTACTTCATCTGAATTTTTTTCCTGAAAAAGACCAAAGTGTAATCAATTCGGCATTTTCATTTCTTGGTGTAGTACTAAGTATTTTGTTGGTATTTAGAACTAACAGTGCTTATGATCGTTGGTGGGAAGGAAGAAAACAATGGGGGGCATTAATCAATAATACTAGAAATTTGGCAGTTTATGCACATACCATTTTACCCAAAGAAGATAAGGGTATTCGCTTTTACTTGGCAGTACGCATTAGTAATTTTTGCCATGCTATGGTGGAACATTTAAGACAAGGTACAGATTTAGATCAACTGATTCATTTAACGGAATCAGACCATAAGAAGTATGGAAAAAGAGCACATGTACCGAATGCAATTACTCATGAAATATATGAGACTATTGTTCACCAGCATAGGGAGAAATTAATTACTGATCCTGATTTGATAAATTATGGACCTCTTCATAAATCGTTATTGGATATCATAGGAGCTTGTGAGAGAATTAAAAAAACTCCTATTCCGTTTTCATATGCAGTCTTTATGAAAGTATTTATTTCAACTTATGGATTATTGTTACCATTTGCACTAGCACCTCAGATGGCGTTTTGGTCTATTCCGGTAGTGATGTTGGTAATGTTCGCCTTTGTTGGGATAGAGTTAATGGGTGAAGAAATTGAAGACCCATTTGGTTTAGATTGTAATAATTTACCAACGGGTGATATGGCCAATACAATTCAGAATAATGTATTTGAAATTTTTGAATTGGATGAAGAGGTAGTAAAGAATGCAGAACGTAAACTTTATGATAAAGTATTCTAA
- a CDS encoding START domain-containing protein yields the protein MSTHTIVENWRHLGMHTISSKINANLEINENAQNHLKTFKASTTFPIGLPRVAFVLEDIASRKKWINRINEHYSFNVDKEALSFKSYEHYKMMWPIQDREYVLQSQWEVLDKKYLPTVTFSTKSIQSPQFPLRNDRVRGELYLLQYTLVQVTPNKTNITVEIQVDPKGKMPKLFVNMIQRNWPINTLKSIYLLASEDGEIHRGLIDKMR from the coding sequence ATGAGTACACACACTATTGTAGAGAATTGGAGACACTTAGGTATGCATACTATTTCTTCAAAGATCAATGCAAACCTTGAGATAAATGAGAATGCCCAAAATCATCTGAAAACTTTTAAAGCCAGTACCACTTTTCCTATTGGTTTACCTCGAGTTGCTTTTGTTTTAGAAGATATAGCATCAAGAAAAAAATGGATCAATCGCATTAATGAACATTATTCTTTTAATGTTGATAAAGAAGCACTATCCTTTAAATCGTATGAGCATTATAAAATGATGTGGCCCATACAAGATCGAGAATATGTTTTACAGTCTCAATGGGAAGTTCTTGATAAAAAATACCTACCTACGGTTACCTTCTCAACAAAATCTATTCAAAGTCCACAATTTCCATTAAGAAATGACCGGGTAAGAGGAGAACTATATTTATTACAATATACACTTGTGCAGGTCACACCCAATAAGACCAACATTACGGTGGAGATACAAGTAGACCCAAAAGGTAAAATGCCCAAGTTATTTGTCAATATGATACAAAGAAACTGGCCCATCAATACGCTCAAATCAATTTATCTATTGGCAAGTGAAGATGGAGAAATACATAGAGGCTTAATCGATAAAATGAGATAG
- a CDS encoding sulfatase family protein, with protein sequence MKLICTLLFMTIALNSLGNDHKRKSKSPNILIIVSDDQGWADVGFHGSDIPTPNLDALAKNGITFSQGYVSHPYCSPSRAGLLSGRYQQKFGHENNIPYVNPTDNDGLPLDEQLLSEFLQENGYQTCAIGKWHLGDHPRFWPNNRGFNHWFGFYGGHSDYWGNYKNNDPIHGILKDGKPVDKEELTYLTDDFSTAAINYIEAYTKSDSPFFMYLAYNAPHAPIQAPKKYLNKVSHIEDGERAAYASLVVGMDIGIGKIVQKLKEENVYENTIIIFLSDNGPHIMGASGYPFRGHKGMLFEAGIRVPFIISWPEQLPSDTTYDVPISSLDLFPTVASAAKLKVKKKVDGVDLLPFLTEKQNGDPHKTLYWRYSDGAGYAIRHKNYKLIYSGYKEKHFLFDLDKDPYETNDLFDSEKQVAQKLSQMYKDWNGETVPAKWQDPHAENVLKEEKKRQYFIDKASKGEKQNQDS encoded by the coding sequence ATGAAGCTTATATGTACTCTTTTATTTATGACGATAGCCTTGAATAGTTTGGGTAATGATCATAAAAGAAAAAGTAAATCTCCTAATATTCTTATTATCGTTTCTGATGATCAGGGATGGGCTGATGTAGGCTTTCATGGTTCTGATATCCCTACACCCAATTTGGATGCCTTAGCAAAAAATGGAATTACTTTCTCTCAAGGCTATGTTAGTCACCCTTACTGTAGTCCAAGTAGAGCCGGTTTGTTAAGTGGAAGGTACCAACAGAAATTTGGGCATGAGAATAATATACCTTACGTTAACCCAACAGATAATGACGGTTTACCTTTAGATGAACAACTTCTTTCAGAATTCTTACAAGAAAATGGATATCAAACATGTGCAATTGGGAAGTGGCATTTAGGAGATCATCCTCGATTTTGGCCCAATAATAGAGGTTTTAACCATTGGTTTGGCTTCTATGGTGGTCATTCTGATTATTGGGGAAATTATAAGAATAATGATCCAATCCATGGTATTTTGAAAGATGGTAAACCTGTAGACAAAGAAGAACTCACTTACCTGACCGATGATTTTAGTACAGCAGCAATCAATTATATAGAAGCATATACAAAAAGTGATTCCCCATTTTTTATGTATTTGGCTTATAACGCACCACATGCACCAATACAGGCACCGAAGAAATATCTGAACAAAGTAAGTCACATCGAAGATGGTGAAAGAGCAGCTTATGCCTCATTAGTAGTAGGGATGGATATAGGTATTGGTAAAATCGTTCAAAAGTTAAAAGAAGAAAATGTATATGAAAACACAATTATTATCTTCTTAAGTGATAATGGCCCACATATTATGGGAGCAAGTGGGTATCCATTCAGAGGACATAAAGGTATGTTGTTTGAAGCCGGTATAAGAGTTCCTTTTATTATTTCTTGGCCCGAGCAATTACCAAGTGACACAACGTATGATGTACCGATCTCTTCATTAGATCTTTTCCCAACAGTCGCATCTGCTGCAAAATTAAAAGTTAAAAAGAAAGTAGATGGGGTGGACTTATTGCCATTTCTTACTGAAAAACAGAATGGAGATCCACATAAGACTTTGTATTGGAGGTATTCGGATGGAGCAGGATACGCCATACGACACAAAAATTATAAGTTGATTTACTCTGGGTATAAAGAGAAACATTTCCTCTTTGATCTAGACAAAGACCCTTATGAGACGAACGATTTATTTGATAGTGAAAAACAGGTCGCTCAAAAATTATCACAAATGTATAAGGATTGGAATGGGGAAACAGTTCCTGCAAAATGGCAAGACCCTCATGCAGAAAATGTATTGAAAGAAGAGAAGAAAAGGCAATACTTTATTGACAAGGCATCTAAAGGTGAAAAACAAAATCAAGATAGTTAG
- a CDS encoding DUF1353 domain-containing protein: MTLRLNPQDNNYYELIDNGNYRISQELTIEIDNFLGNDLTFKVLPGYITDFRTGPKIIVDLLTDVPQIGDLRTAMCWLIHDITYDGLLPRKEADLLLFQMLEELKVENPVKYGDFNSNTIYTGLRMVGMFAYKREGYLADNYKVIFSKTPSASPSEDIDTTVNIEKIQLDKIRSAAKELNINL, translated from the coding sequence ATGACTCTTCGACTAAATCCACAAGACAACAATTACTATGAACTCATTGATAATGGGAATTATAGAATTTCACAAGAATTGACTATTGAAATTGATAACTTCTTGGGTAATGATCTTACATTTAAAGTATTACCAGGCTATATCACAGACTTTAGAACGGGTCCAAAGATAATTGTAGATCTATTAACGGATGTACCTCAAATTGGAGATCTTCGTACTGCCATGTGTTGGTTAATTCATGATATCACTTATGATGGACTTTTACCTAGAAAAGAAGCTGATTTGCTTTTATTTCAGATGTTGGAGGAGTTGAAAGTTGAAAACCCAGTTAAGTATGGAGATTTCAATTCTAATACAATATATACAGGCCTCAGAATGGTAGGAATGTTTGCTTACAAACGAGAGGGCTATTTAGCTGATAACTATAAAGTGATCTTCTCAAAAACACCTTCTGCTAGTCCCTCAGAAGATATTGATACCACAGTGAATATTGAAAAAATTCAGTTGGATAAGATAAGAAGTGCAGCAAAAGAGCTTAATATAAATTTATAA